The proteins below come from a single Streptomyces sp. M92 genomic window:
- a CDS encoding ClpP family protease, with protein MGSYTIPNVIERTPQGERSFDVFSRLLNERIIFLGTEIDDGVAGVVIAQLLHLESAAPESEIAIYINSPGGSYTSLMAIYDTMTFVQAPISTFCVGQAASTAAVLLAGGDPGRRFALEHSRVLLGQPASGGQRGTASDLALQAREMVRIRSQVEGVLARHTGHDVATLRADTDRDKVFTAEEAVAYGLADEVLSRRRVAF; from the coding sequence ATGGGGAGCTACACGATTCCGAACGTCATCGAGCGGACCCCGCAGGGGGAGCGCTCCTTCGACGTCTTCAGCCGGCTGCTGAACGAACGGATCATCTTCCTGGGCACCGAGATCGACGACGGCGTCGCGGGCGTCGTCATCGCGCAGCTCCTCCATCTGGAGTCGGCGGCCCCGGAGAGTGAGATCGCCATCTACATCAACTCGCCCGGTGGCTCGTACACCTCGCTGATGGCCATCTACGACACCATGACGTTCGTGCAGGCGCCGATCTCCACGTTCTGCGTCGGGCAGGCGGCCTCCACGGCGGCCGTACTGCTGGCCGGCGGCGATCCCGGGCGGCGGTTCGCCCTGGAGCACTCGCGGGTGCTGCTGGGCCAGCCGGCCAGCGGCGGACAGCGTGGCACGGCCTCCGACCTGGCACTCCAGGCCAGGGAGATGGTGCGGATCCGCTCCCAGGTGGAGGGGGTCCTGGCGCGGCACACCGGTCACGACGTGGCGACGCTGCGCGCGGACACGGACCGGGACAAGGTGTTCACCGCCGAGGAGGCCGTGGCCTACGGGCTGGCCGACGAGGTGCTGAGCCGGCGCCGGGTGGCGTTCTGA
- a CDS encoding helix-turn-helix domain-containing protein → MTSHVPNEARVIPIRPRAQRPPARPAAPPAAPPLAPERRRPVAREPLWRDLVGDILRRERLAQERTLKEVAEAARISMPYLSEVERGRKEASSEVLAAAAGALGLGLGDLLARAQGELVRLASRHTGADRGPGASGARHDGMCLAA, encoded by the coding sequence GTGACCAGCCACGTGCCGAACGAAGCCCGCGTCATCCCCATCCGCCCCCGGGCCCAGCGCCCACCAGCACGCCCCGCCGCCCCGCCCGCCGCCCCGCCCCTCGCCCCGGAACGAAGGCGCCCCGTCGCCCGGGAGCCCCTGTGGCGCGATCTGGTCGGCGACATCCTGCGGCGTGAACGCCTCGCCCAGGAACGCACCCTGAAGGAGGTCGCGGAGGCCGCCCGCATCTCCATGCCGTATCTCTCCGAGGTGGAGCGCGGCCGCAAGGAGGCCTCCTCCGAGGTGCTGGCCGCCGCCGCGGGCGCCCTCGGGCTGGGCCTCGGCGACCTGCTGGCGCGGGCCCAGGGAGAGCTGGTCCGCCTCGCCTCCCGGCACACCGGTGCCGACCGGGGGCCCGGCGCGTCCGGTGCCCGGCACGACGGGATGTGCCTGGCGGCCTGA
- a CDS encoding RNA polymerase sigma factor SigF, with protein sequence METAVIRPEAQVVEETTGSGTGDGSLPGVVDPRTVAPRDARQLSRQFFQRLSELEEGTHDYQYARNTLIEMNMSLVRFAAGRFRGRGDDMDDIVQTGMIGLIKAIDRFELSREVEFTSFALPYIVGEIKRFFRDTTWAVHVPRRLQELRVELAKAREELSSRLDREPTVAELATLMNIGENEVIEGQIASNGYNSSSLDAALTGDGPENGESVLADFIGIEEDGLRLVEDFHSLAPLMAELSERDRRIIHMRFVEEATQAEIGEQLGCSQMHVSRLIKRIITRLREGMLGELGCA encoded by the coding sequence ATGGAGACCGCCGTGATCCGGCCCGAGGCGCAGGTCGTAGAGGAGACCACCGGGAGCGGGACGGGTGACGGATCGCTGCCGGGAGTCGTGGACCCCCGCACCGTGGCTCCGCGTGACGCACGGCAGCTGTCGCGCCAGTTCTTCCAGCGCCTGTCGGAACTCGAAGAGGGCACGCACGACTACCAGTACGCGCGCAACACGCTGATCGAGATGAACATGTCGCTCGTGCGGTTCGCCGCCGGCCGCTTCCGCGGTCGCGGGGACGACATGGACGACATCGTGCAGACCGGCATGATCGGTCTGATCAAGGCCATCGACCGGTTCGAGCTGTCGCGCGAGGTGGAGTTCACCTCCTTCGCGCTGCCGTACATCGTCGGCGAGATCAAGCGGTTCTTCCGGGACACCACCTGGGCGGTGCACGTGCCGCGGCGGCTCCAGGAGCTGCGCGTCGAGCTCGCCAAGGCCCGCGAGGAGCTGTCCTCGCGCCTGGACCGCGAGCCCACCGTCGCCGAGCTCGCCACACTGATGAACATCGGCGAGAACGAGGTGATCGAGGGCCAGATCGCCTCCAACGGCTACAACTCCTCCTCCCTGGACGCGGCACTGACCGGCGACGGGCCCGAGAACGGCGAATCGGTGCTGGCCGACTTCATCGGCATCGAGGAGGACGGGCTGCGGCTCGTCGAGGACTTCCACTCGCTCGCCCCGCTGATGGCCGAGCTCAGTGAACGCGACCGGCGGATCATCCACATGCGGTTCGTCGAGGAGGCCACCCAGGCGGAGATCGGCGAACAGCTCGGCTGCTCGCAGATGCACGTGTCCCGGCTGATCAAGCGGATCATCACCCGGCTGCGCGAGGGCATGCTCGGCGAGCTGGGCTGCGCCTGA
- a CDS encoding ATP-binding protein yields the protein MTEYLDGAVIPTGFDVPVEPLRRAAHYSGEPGCIAQARSFASLFLDQLRTEWCATVGPRADGAVLLVVSELVTNADRHSKGPYVLELEGTPASVAVTVYDSSGAVPERYPRDPERVGRHGLEIVHALAETVVVERVPVGKRVTAQVPLTET from the coding sequence ATGACCGAGTACCTGGACGGGGCAGTGATACCGACTGGTTTCGACGTACCCGTTGAACCGCTGAGGCGGGCGGCACACTACTCCGGTGAACCGGGGTGCATAGCGCAGGCACGTTCCTTCGCCTCGCTCTTCCTCGACCAGCTCAGGACCGAGTGGTGCGCCACCGTCGGCCCGCGGGCCGACGGCGCGGTGCTGCTCGTGGTGAGCGAGCTGGTCACCAACGCCGACCGCCACAGCAAAGGGCCGTACGTCCTGGAGCTGGAGGGCACACCCGCCTCGGTGGCCGTCACCGTCTACGACAGCAGCGGTGCGGTGCCCGAGCGCTACCCCCGCGATCCCGAGCGCGTCGGCCGGCACGGTCTGGAGATCGTCCACGCCCTGGCCGAGACGGTCGTCGTCGAACGCGTACCGGTCGGCAAGCGGGTCACGGCCCAGGTGCCGCTCACCGAGACCTGA
- a CDS encoding PRC-barrel domain-containing protein, with translation MNELMAARSLTTRPVVTLGGDAVAHVKDTVCDAEASRITGFTLTGRGLLSGPLKEGLPWLSVYALGHDAVMIRDRRGLVSAAAMTAHQQTLRARVLGARVLTEGGEELGTVLDVVVEGGTGGRVVGFRVAASRRFVPGHTRHRRRVYVPRGGSLRVDGRSLVLPGESARHVADDLSGLTALVGGVPGHWKGSLP, from the coding sequence ATGAACGAACTGATGGCCGCACGAAGCCTCACCACCCGGCCGGTGGTCACCCTCGGCGGCGATGCCGTCGCCCACGTCAAGGACACCGTATGCGACGCCGAAGCGAGCCGGATCACCGGTTTCACCCTGACCGGACGCGGGCTGCTGTCGGGACCTCTGAAGGAGGGGCTGCCCTGGCTCTCGGTGTACGCGCTGGGGCACGACGCGGTGATGATCCGCGACCGGCGGGGCCTGGTGAGCGCCGCGGCCATGACGGCGCACCAGCAGACGCTGCGGGCCCGGGTGCTGGGGGCGCGGGTCCTCACGGAGGGCGGTGAGGAACTCGGCACCGTGCTCGACGTCGTGGTGGAGGGCGGTACCGGGGGGCGGGTCGTCGGCTTCCGGGTGGCGGCGAGCAGACGGTTCGTTCCGGGGCACACCCGGCACCGGCGGCGGGTGTACGTGCCGCGCGGTGGTTCGCTGAGGGTCGACGGCCGGTCCCTCGTCCTGCCCGGGGAGTCCGCCCGGCACGTCGCCGACGACCTCTCCGGTCTCACCGCCCTGGTCGGCGGGGTGCCCGGCCACTGGAAGGGCTCCCTGCCGTGA
- a CDS encoding PRC-barrel domain-containing protein has translation MMLFTEVRGLPVTVPDRAGPLGTVTCLTVDVASGAVSHVRLRGGRFRRETVLPWDEVHAIGPEGVRAGSADAVDTAPPCHDLLDRRVLTEAGTEQGTVLDAAFDTGTGRLLALFTTRGEVPADRLLGLGDHAVVVRTG, from the coding sequence GTGATGCTCTTCACCGAGGTGCGGGGACTGCCGGTGACGGTGCCGGACCGGGCCGGACCGCTCGGCACCGTGACGTGCCTGACCGTCGACGTCGCGTCCGGGGCGGTGAGTCACGTCCGGCTGCGGGGCGGCCGATTCCGCAGGGAGACGGTGCTCCCCTGGGACGAGGTGCACGCGATCGGCCCGGAGGGCGTCCGGGCCGGTTCCGCCGACGCGGTGGACACCGCCCCGCCCTGCCACGACCTGCTGGACCGCCGGGTCCTGACCGAGGCCGGCACCGAGCAGGGCACGGTGCTGGACGCCGCCTTCGACACGGGGACGGGGCGCCTCCTCGCGCTCTTCACGACCCGGGGCGAGGTACCGGCCGACCGGCTGCTGGGCCTGGGCGACCACGCCGTCGTCGTCCGGACGGGCTGA